The following are encoded together in the Malaya genurostris strain Urasoe2022 chromosome 3, Malgen_1.1, whole genome shotgun sequence genome:
- the LOC131438382 gene encoding protein PFC0760c-like isoform X4 → MEEKVLFESKHCLALKCVLFLFYGGLGCIYPFLQSNMTEKGFDFNEIYSISVIIPIAALFGPLIFALLVDKWAITNAFAYGKRVRILTALSLIASIILYVILMFGVNRTPPPEVCHPHVNFMCNRKGAFIVQEKCSAEGICHDWDYNKAGLLNLHQCSYSCQHEKREKQFESNCYERQEQKLRLAALQDNDSEDDVVDESDGSTAADGNTGGTPTSNDLDGDGIPNDQDPDDDNDGILDSQDDDDDNDGIPDAEDLDDDNDGIPDSVDPDSKMTANDLDGDGIPNDRDDDDDNDGIPDNLDPDDDNDGIPDHLDSDDDNDGIPDSRDKDAVSKHNDLDGDGIPNEEDDDDDNDGIPDKDDDDDDNDGIPDTEDIDDDNDGIPDDQEGKPLTNDLDGDGIPNDQDDDSDNDGIPDSEDDDDDNDGIPDAKDVDDDNDGIPDALDEGSSNANDLDGDGIPNDLDDDDDNDGIPDILDTDDDNDGIPDNLDNDDDNDGIPDSRDKDAAAKPNDLDGDGIPNEEDDDDDNDGIPDKEDDDDDNDGIPDSEDIDDDNDGIPDNLEGKPQTNDLDGDGIPNDQDEDIDNDGIPNSEDDDNDNDGIPDAVDVDDDNDGIPDVLDDGSRLANDLDGDGIPNDLDDDDDNDGIPDALDNDDDNDGIPDSIDSDDDNDGISDTQENIVMEFSAPKICHDPAAVNSEEDDDDDDDDVKCYTFTGDTIEIRASIDEHNERDDIEECIYPLDGFKCHVDKAWMKSQEQGCKPVIECLLRHPYDDNSSLLFGTSCDGDEDNDGDDDRGDSTYFYYISIRSLLDFCLLAALALFNTIIVIAVRDPSSGVGDFGRQLVWGAIGWIVFFNDDFEQPYFLFILLNTIAAVILLSPLKMDISPPEEWWKFKTIPQNFFSAALVLKYAKKCWLPFLVALVLGSLWSIIDSIDESHMIDIPANEADESRKLSGLNNVWKTLLLIGDLLAVPALVYSKRIIEVFGTWKILVAAFLSLLVRYILLAIFRWEFWDIIEDLLLPTTLGITWVTLVLHFRDNLPRKVTALAQALPIIAHFGFGRFFGALIGIEYDYDQLENDYEVIAGVLFMVTIVSIVAYRYREILLNYLGQYIPALKPDENKKVTTNGKGETDV, encoded by the exons ATGGAGGAAAAGGTACTGTTCGAGAGCAAGCACTGTCTAGCATTAAAATGTGTTCTATTTCTATTCTATGGAG GCCTGGGGTGCATTTACCCCTTCCTCCAGTCGAACATGACTGAAAAGGGGTTCGATTTCAATGAAATCTACTCAATATCGGTGATCATACCGATAGCGGCCCTATTCGGGCCTCTGATATTCGCCCTACTAGTAGACAAATGGGCAATCACAAATGCCTTCGCCTACGGTAAACGAGTACGGATTTTGACTGCTCTCAGCTTGATAGCATCTATTATCCTGTACGTGATACTGATGTTTGGAGTGAACCGAACGCCTCCACCAGAAGTATGTCACCCGCATGTGAACTTCATGTGCAACAGAAAAGGAGCCTTCATTGTACAGGAAAAGTGTAGTGCCGAGGGAATTTGTCACGATTGGGACTACAATAAG GCCGGTCTGCTGAACCTCCATCAGTGCAGCTATAGTTGCCAACACGAGAAACGCGAGAAACAGTTCGAAAGTAACTGCTATGAACGGCAGGAGCAAAAGCTACGTTTAGCTGCGCTTCAGGACAATGACAGCGAGGATGACGTTGTAGATGAGTCAGATGGCAGCACCGCAGCAGATGGCAATACCGGAGGAACCCCAACGAGTAACGATCTTGACGGAGACGGTATTCCCAATGATCAAGATCCGGATGACGACAATGATGGTATTTTGGACTCacaagatgatgatgatgacaacGATGGGATTCCCGATGCAGAGGATCTAGACGATGACAATGATGGAATCCCGGATAGTGTGGATCCAGATTCGAAGATGACGGCTAATGATCTGGATGGAGATG GAATTCCAAATGAtcgagatgatgatgatgataacgaTGGAATTCCGGACAACCTGGATCCCGACGATGATAACGATGGCATTCCAGATCATTTGGATAGCGACGATGATAATGACGGTATCCCGGATAGCAGAGATAAAGATGCCGTATCCAAACATAACGATTTGGATGGTGACG GTATTCCTAAcgaagaagatgatgatgatgacaacGACGGAATTCCAGATaaggatgacgatgatgatgataacgATGGTATTCCGGATACTGAAGATAtagatgatgataatgatggtATTCCAGATGATCAGGAAGGGAAACCTTTGACCAACGATCTGGACGGAGACG GTATACCCAATGACCAAGACGATGACAGTGACAACGATGGAATACCGGACTCGGAGGACGATGATGATGACAATGATGGTATTCCTGATGCTAAAGATGTAGATGACGATAATGATGGTATCCCTGATGCATTAGACGAGGGATCCAGTAATGCTAATGATCTAGATGGcgatggaattccgaatgatctcgatgatgacgatgacaaCGATGGTATTCCGGACATACTAGATACTGACGATGACAATGATGGTATTCCAGATAATCTGGATAACGACGATGACAATGATGGTATCCCGGATAGTAGAGATAAAGATGCCGCAGCAAAACCTAATGATTTGGACGGTGACG GTATTCCTAAtgaagaagatgatgatgatgacaatGACGGGATTCCAGATAAGGAAGACGATGATGACGACAACGATGGTATTCCCGATTCCGAAGATattgatgatgataatgatggtATTCCAGATAATCTGGAAGGGAAACCTCAGACCAATGATCTTGATGGAGACG GTATACCCAATGACCAAGATGAAGATATCGACAACGATGGAATACCAAACTCGGAGGACGATGATAACGACAATGATGGTATTCCAGATGCTGTGGATGTAGACGATGATAACGATGGTATCCCAGATGTACTGGACGACGGATCGCGTCTGGCCAATGATCTAGATGGTGACGGAATTCCAAACGATCtcgatgacgacgatgacaacGATGGAATACCAGATGCActcgataatgatgatgataacgACGGCATCCCGGATAGTATAGACAGTGACGATGACAACGATGGAATTTCTGACACCCAAGAAAATATTGTAATGGAATTTTCTGCACCTAAAATTTGCCACGATCCAGCCGCTGTAAATTCCGAGGAagatgacgacgatgatgatgatgatgtaaaGTGCTACACGTTTACTGGAGACACGATCGAGATTAGAGCATCAATAGATGAACACAACGAACGTGACGATATCGAGGAATGCATTTATCCTCTAG ATGGATTCAAATGTCATGTTGACAAagcttggatgaaatcccaagaACAAGGATGCAAACCAGTTATTGAATGTTTACTCCGTCATCCTTACGACGATAACAGTAGCTTATTGTTTGGAACGAGCTGCGATGGA GATGAAGACAATGACGGAGACGATGACCGCGGAGATTCGACGTACTTCTACTACATTTCTATCCGATCCTTGCTCGATTTCTGCCTACTGGCAGCACTTGCCCTGTTCAATACAATCATTGTCATTGCCGTCCGCGATCCTTCTAGTGGAGTTGGTGATTTTGGTCGACAACTAGTTTGGGGTGCCATAGGCTGGATTGTTTTCTTCAACGATGATTTCGAACAACCCTACTTCCTGTTCATTCTACTGAATACAATTGCGGCCGTCATTCTGCTCAGCCCACTCAAAATGGATATCTCTCCACCGGAAGAGTGGTGGAAGTTCAAAACAATTCCGCAGAATTTCTTCTCGGCTGCCCTGGTCCTCAAGTATGCTAAGAAATGCTGGCTAcctttcctggtggcgcttgttTTAGGATCACTCTGGAGTATAATTGATTCAATCGATGAATCACACATGATCGACATACCAGCCAATGAAGCTGATGAGTCCAGAAAACTCTCTGGATTGAATAATGTCTGGAAGACACTGCTACTGATCGGCGATCTACTCGCCGTTCCAGCACTAGTATACTCAAAACGAATCATCGAGGTTTTCGGAACATGGAAGATTCTTGTAGCGGCTTTCCTTTCATTATTAGTACGTTACATATTGCTAGCTATTTTCCGGTGGGAATTCTGGGATATCATCGAAGACCTGCTTCTACCTACAACCTTGGGAATAACCTGGGTCACACTAGTTCTACATTTCCGTGATAATTTACCTCGAAAGGTTACTGCACTAGCTCAGGCTCTGCCGATCATTGCACACTTCGGATTCGGTCGATTCTTCGGAGCTCTGATTGGTATCGAGTACGATTACGACCAGCTGGAGAACGATTACGAAGTTATCGCCGGGGTGCTGTTTATGGTTACCATCGTTAGCATCGTGGCGTATCGCTACCGGGAGATATTACTGAACTATCTTGGCCAGTACATTCCGGCACTGAAGCCAGACGAAAACAAAAAGGTCACGACGAATGGAAAAGGAGAAACTGACGTATGA
- the LOC131438382 gene encoding protein PFC0760c-like isoform X2, whose translation MEEKVLFESKHCLALKCVLFLFYGGLGCIYPFLQSNMTEKGFDFNEIYSISVIIPIAALFGPLIFALLVDKWAITNAFAYGKRVRILTALSLIASIILYVILMFGVNRTPPPEVCHPHVNFMCNRKGAFIVQEKCSAEGICHDWDYNKAGLLNLHQCSYSCQHEKREKQFESNCYERQEQKLRLAALQDNDSEDDVVDESDGSTAADGNTGGTPTSNDLDGDGIPNDQDPDDDNDGILDSQDDDDDNDGIPDAEDLDDDNDGIPDSVDPDSKMTANDLDGDGIPNDQDDDDDNDGIPDAQDDDDDNDGIPDVQDNDDDNDGIPDSMDSDAKSKGNDLDGDGIPNDRDDDDDNDGIPDNLDPDDDNDGIPDHLDSDDDNDGIPDSRDKDAVSKHNDLDGDGIPNEEDDDDDNDGIPDKDDDDDDNDGIPDTEDIDDDNDGIPDDQEGKPLTNDLDGDGIPNDQDDDSDNDGIPDSEDDDDDNDGIPDAKDVDDDNDGIPDALDEGSSNANDLDGDGIPNDLDDDDDNDGIPDILDTDDDNDGIPDNLDNDDDNDGIPDSRDKDAAAKPNDLDGDDKEDDDDDNDGIPDSEDIDDDNDGIPDNLEGKPQTNDLDGDGIPNDQDEDIDNDGIPNSEDDDNDNDGIPDAVDVDDDNDGIPDVLDDGSRLANDLDGDGIPNDLDDDDDNDGIPDALDNDDDNDGIPDSIDSDDDNDGISDTQENIVMEFSAPKICHDPAAVNSEEDDDDDDDDVKCYTFTGDTIEIRASIDEHNERDDIEECIYPLDGFKCHVDKAWMKSQEQGCKPVIECLLRHPYDDNSSLLFGTSCDGDEDNDGDDDRGDSTYFYYISIRSLLDFCLLAALALFNTIIVIAVRDPSSGVGDFGRQLVWGAIGWIVFFNDDFEQPYFLFILLNTIAAVILLSPLKMDISPPEEWWKFKTIPQNFFSAALVLKYAKKCWLPFLVALVLGSLWSIIDSIDESHMIDIPANEADESRKLSGLNNVWKTLLLIGDLLAVPALVYSKRIIEVFGTWKILVAAFLSLLVRYILLAIFRWEFWDIIEDLLLPTTLGITWVTLVLHFRDNLPRKVTALAQALPIIAHFGFGRFFGALIGIEYDYDQLENDYEVIAGVLFMVTIVSIVAYRYREILLNYLGQYIPALKPDENKKVTTNGKGETDV comes from the exons ATGGAGGAAAAGGTACTGTTCGAGAGCAAGCACTGTCTAGCATTAAAATGTGTTCTATTTCTATTCTATGGAG GCCTGGGGTGCATTTACCCCTTCCTCCAGTCGAACATGACTGAAAAGGGGTTCGATTTCAATGAAATCTACTCAATATCGGTGATCATACCGATAGCGGCCCTATTCGGGCCTCTGATATTCGCCCTACTAGTAGACAAATGGGCAATCACAAATGCCTTCGCCTACGGTAAACGAGTACGGATTTTGACTGCTCTCAGCTTGATAGCATCTATTATCCTGTACGTGATACTGATGTTTGGAGTGAACCGAACGCCTCCACCAGAAGTATGTCACCCGCATGTGAACTTCATGTGCAACAGAAAAGGAGCCTTCATTGTACAGGAAAAGTGTAGTGCCGAGGGAATTTGTCACGATTGGGACTACAATAAG GCCGGTCTGCTGAACCTCCATCAGTGCAGCTATAGTTGCCAACACGAGAAACGCGAGAAACAGTTCGAAAGTAACTGCTATGAACGGCAGGAGCAAAAGCTACGTTTAGCTGCGCTTCAGGACAATGACAGCGAGGATGACGTTGTAGATGAGTCAGATGGCAGCACCGCAGCAGATGGCAATACCGGAGGAACCCCAACGAGTAACGATCTTGACGGAGACGGTATTCCCAATGATCAAGATCCGGATGACGACAATGATGGTATTTTGGACTCacaagatgatgatgatgacaacGATGGGATTCCCGATGCAGAGGATCTAGACGATGACAATGATGGAATCCCGGATAGTGTGGATCCAGATTCGAAGATGACGGCTAATGATCTGGATGGAGATG GGATTCCCAATGACCAAGATGATGACGACGACAATGATGGTATTCCGGACGCGcaagacgacgatgacgacaatGACGGTATTCCAGATGTTCAAGATAATGATGACGACAATGATGGTATTCCAGACAGTATGGATTCCGATGCTAAATCTAAAGGAAATGACTTAGATGGTGATG GAATTCCAAATGAtcgagatgatgatgatgataacgaTGGAATTCCGGACAACCTGGATCCCGACGATGATAACGATGGCATTCCAGATCATTTGGATAGCGACGATGATAATGACGGTATCCCGGATAGCAGAGATAAAGATGCCGTATCCAAACATAACGATTTGGATGGTGACG GTATTCCTAAcgaagaagatgatgatgatgacaacGACGGAATTCCAGATaaggatgacgatgatgatgataacgATGGTATTCCGGATACTGAAGATAtagatgatgataatgatggtATTCCAGATGATCAGGAAGGGAAACCTTTGACCAACGATCTGGACGGAGACG GTATACCCAATGACCAAGACGATGACAGTGACAACGATGGAATACCGGACTCGGAGGACGATGATGATGACAATGATGGTATTCCTGATGCTAAAGATGTAGATGACGATAATGATGGTATCCCTGATGCATTAGACGAGGGATCCAGTAATGCTAATGATCTAGATGGcgatggaattccgaatgatctcgatgatgacgatgacaaCGATGGTATTCCGGACATACTAGATACTGACGATGACAATGATGGTATTCCAGATAATCTGGATAACGACGATGACAATGATGGTATCCCGGATAGTAGAGATAAAGATGCCGCAGCAAAACCTAATGATTTGGACGGTGACG ATAAGGAAGACGATGATGACGACAACGATGGTATTCCCGATTCCGAAGATattgatgatgataatgatggtATTCCAGATAATCTGGAAGGGAAACCTCAGACCAATGATCTTGATGGAGACG GTATACCCAATGACCAAGATGAAGATATCGACAACGATGGAATACCAAACTCGGAGGACGATGATAACGACAATGATGGTATTCCAGATGCTGTGGATGTAGACGATGATAACGATGGTATCCCAGATGTACTGGACGACGGATCGCGTCTGGCCAATGATCTAGATGGTGACGGAATTCCAAACGATCtcgatgacgacgatgacaacGATGGAATACCAGATGCActcgataatgatgatgataacgACGGCATCCCGGATAGTATAGACAGTGACGATGACAACGATGGAATTTCTGACACCCAAGAAAATATTGTAATGGAATTTTCTGCACCTAAAATTTGCCACGATCCAGCCGCTGTAAATTCCGAGGAagatgacgacgatgatgatgatgatgtaaaGTGCTACACGTTTACTGGAGACACGATCGAGATTAGAGCATCAATAGATGAACACAACGAACGTGACGATATCGAGGAATGCATTTATCCTCTAG ATGGATTCAAATGTCATGTTGACAAagcttggatgaaatcccaagaACAAGGATGCAAACCAGTTATTGAATGTTTACTCCGTCATCCTTACGACGATAACAGTAGCTTATTGTTTGGAACGAGCTGCGATGGA GATGAAGACAATGACGGAGACGATGACCGCGGAGATTCGACGTACTTCTACTACATTTCTATCCGATCCTTGCTCGATTTCTGCCTACTGGCAGCACTTGCCCTGTTCAATACAATCATTGTCATTGCCGTCCGCGATCCTTCTAGTGGAGTTGGTGATTTTGGTCGACAACTAGTTTGGGGTGCCATAGGCTGGATTGTTTTCTTCAACGATGATTTCGAACAACCCTACTTCCTGTTCATTCTACTGAATACAATTGCGGCCGTCATTCTGCTCAGCCCACTCAAAATGGATATCTCTCCACCGGAAGAGTGGTGGAAGTTCAAAACAATTCCGCAGAATTTCTTCTCGGCTGCCCTGGTCCTCAAGTATGCTAAGAAATGCTGGCTAcctttcctggtggcgcttgttTTAGGATCACTCTGGAGTATAATTGATTCAATCGATGAATCACACATGATCGACATACCAGCCAATGAAGCTGATGAGTCCAGAAAACTCTCTGGATTGAATAATGTCTGGAAGACACTGCTACTGATCGGCGATCTACTCGCCGTTCCAGCACTAGTATACTCAAAACGAATCATCGAGGTTTTCGGAACATGGAAGATTCTTGTAGCGGCTTTCCTTTCATTATTAGTACGTTACATATTGCTAGCTATTTTCCGGTGGGAATTCTGGGATATCATCGAAGACCTGCTTCTACCTACAACCTTGGGAATAACCTGGGTCACACTAGTTCTACATTTCCGTGATAATTTACCTCGAAAGGTTACTGCACTAGCTCAGGCTCTGCCGATCATTGCACACTTCGGATTCGGTCGATTCTTCGGAGCTCTGATTGGTATCGAGTACGATTACGACCAGCTGGAGAACGATTACGAAGTTATCGCCGGGGTGCTGTTTATGGTTACCATCGTTAGCATCGTGGCGTATCGCTACCGGGAGATATTACTGAACTATCTTGGCCAGTACATTCCGGCACTGAAGCCAGACGAAAACAAAAAGGTCACGACGAATGGAAAAGGAGAAACTGACGTATGA
- the LOC131438382 gene encoding uncharacterized protein LOC131438382 isoform X5, producing the protein MEEKVLFESKHCLALKCVLFLFYGGLGCIYPFLQSNMTEKGFDFNEIYSISVIIPIAALFGPLIFALLVDKWAITNAFAYGKRVRILTALSLIASIILYVILMFGVNRTPPPEVCHPHVNFMCNRKGAFIVQEKCSAEGICHDWDYNKAGLLNLHQCSYSCQHEKREKQFESNCYERQEQKLRLAALQDNDSEDDVVDESDGSTAADGNTGGTPTSNDLDGDGIPNDQDPDDDNDGILDSQDDDDDNDGIPDAEDLDDDNDGIPDSVDPDSKMTANDLDGDGIPNDQDDDDDNDGIPDAQDDDDDNDGIPDVQDNDDDNDGIPDSMDSDAKSKGNDLDGDGIPNDRDDDDDNDGIPDNLDPDDDNDGIPDHLDSDDDNDGIPDSRDKDAVSKHNDLDGDGIPNEEDDDDDNDGIPDKEDDDDDNDGIPDSEDIDDDNDGIPDNLEGKPQTNDLDGDGIPNDQDEDIDNDGIPNSEDDDNDNDGIPDAVDVDDDNDGIPDVLDDGSRLANDLDGDGIPNDLDDDDDNDGIPDALDNDDDNDGIPDSIDSDDDNDGISDTQENIVMEFSAPKICHDPAAVNSEEDDDDDDDDVKCYTFTGDTIEIRASIDEHNERDDIEECIYPLDGFKCHVDKAWMKSQEQGCKPVIECLLRHPYDDNSSLLFGTSCDGDEDNDGDDDRGDSTYFYYISIRSLLDFCLLAALALFNTIIVIAVRDPSSGVGDFGRQLVWGAIGWIVFFNDDFEQPYFLFILLNTIAAVILLSPLKMDISPPEEWWKFKTIPQNFFSAALVLKYAKKCWLPFLVALVLGSLWSIIDSIDESHMIDIPANEADESRKLSGLNNVWKTLLLIGDLLAVPALVYSKRIIEVFGTWKILVAAFLSLLVRYILLAIFRWEFWDIIEDLLLPTTLGITWVTLVLHFRDNLPRKVTALAQALPIIAHFGFGRFFGALIGIEYDYDQLENDYEVIAGVLFMVTIVSIVAYRYREILLNYLGQYIPALKPDENKKVTTNGKGETDV; encoded by the exons ATGGAGGAAAAGGTACTGTTCGAGAGCAAGCACTGTCTAGCATTAAAATGTGTTCTATTTCTATTCTATGGAG GCCTGGGGTGCATTTACCCCTTCCTCCAGTCGAACATGACTGAAAAGGGGTTCGATTTCAATGAAATCTACTCAATATCGGTGATCATACCGATAGCGGCCCTATTCGGGCCTCTGATATTCGCCCTACTAGTAGACAAATGGGCAATCACAAATGCCTTCGCCTACGGTAAACGAGTACGGATTTTGACTGCTCTCAGCTTGATAGCATCTATTATCCTGTACGTGATACTGATGTTTGGAGTGAACCGAACGCCTCCACCAGAAGTATGTCACCCGCATGTGAACTTCATGTGCAACAGAAAAGGAGCCTTCATTGTACAGGAAAAGTGTAGTGCCGAGGGAATTTGTCACGATTGGGACTACAATAAG GCCGGTCTGCTGAACCTCCATCAGTGCAGCTATAGTTGCCAACACGAGAAACGCGAGAAACAGTTCGAAAGTAACTGCTATGAACGGCAGGAGCAAAAGCTACGTTTAGCTGCGCTTCAGGACAATGACAGCGAGGATGACGTTGTAGATGAGTCAGATGGCAGCACCGCAGCAGATGGCAATACCGGAGGAACCCCAACGAGTAACGATCTTGACGGAGACGGTATTCCCAATGATCAAGATCCGGATGACGACAATGATGGTATTTTGGACTCacaagatgatgatgatgacaacGATGGGATTCCCGATGCAGAGGATCTAGACGATGACAATGATGGAATCCCGGATAGTGTGGATCCAGATTCGAAGATGACGGCTAATGATCTGGATGGAGATG GGATTCCCAATGACCAAGATGATGACGACGACAATGATGGTATTCCGGACGCGcaagacgacgatgacgacaatGACGGTATTCCAGATGTTCAAGATAATGATGACGACAATGATGGTATTCCAGACAGTATGGATTCCGATGCTAAATCTAAAGGAAATGACTTAGATGGTGATG GAATTCCAAATGAtcgagatgatgatgatgataacgaTGGAATTCCGGACAACCTGGATCCCGACGATGATAACGATGGCATTCCAGATCATTTGGATAGCGACGATGATAATGACGGTATCCCGGATAGCAGAGATAAAGATGCCGTATCCAAACATAACGATTTGGATGGTGACG GTATTCCTAAtgaagaagatgatgatgatgacaatGACGGGATTCCAGATAAGGAAGACGATGATGACGACAACGATGGTATTCCCGATTCCGAAGATattgatgatgataatgatggtATTCCAGATAATCTGGAAGGGAAACCTCAGACCAATGATCTTGATGGAGACG GTATACCCAATGACCAAGATGAAGATATCGACAACGATGGAATACCAAACTCGGAGGACGATGATAACGACAATGATGGTATTCCAGATGCTGTGGATGTAGACGATGATAACGATGGTATCCCAGATGTACTGGACGACGGATCGCGTCTGGCCAATGATCTAGATGGTGACGGAATTCCAAACGATCtcgatgacgacgatgacaacGATGGAATACCAGATGCActcgataatgatgatgataacgACGGCATCCCGGATAGTATAGACAGTGACGATGACAACGATGGAATTTCTGACACCCAAGAAAATATTGTAATGGAATTTTCTGCACCTAAAATTTGCCACGATCCAGCCGCTGTAAATTCCGAGGAagatgacgacgatgatgatgatgatgtaaaGTGCTACACGTTTACTGGAGACACGATCGAGATTAGAGCATCAATAGATGAACACAACGAACGTGACGATATCGAGGAATGCATTTATCCTCTAG ATGGATTCAAATGTCATGTTGACAAagcttggatgaaatcccaagaACAAGGATGCAAACCAGTTATTGAATGTTTACTCCGTCATCCTTACGACGATAACAGTAGCTTATTGTTTGGAACGAGCTGCGATGGA GATGAAGACAATGACGGAGACGATGACCGCGGAGATTCGACGTACTTCTACTACATTTCTATCCGATCCTTGCTCGATTTCTGCCTACTGGCAGCACTTGCCCTGTTCAATACAATCATTGTCATTGCCGTCCGCGATCCTTCTAGTGGAGTTGGTGATTTTGGTCGACAACTAGTTTGGGGTGCCATAGGCTGGATTGTTTTCTTCAACGATGATTTCGAACAACCCTACTTCCTGTTCATTCTACTGAATACAATTGCGGCCGTCATTCTGCTCAGCCCACTCAAAATGGATATCTCTCCACCGGAAGAGTGGTGGAAGTTCAAAACAATTCCGCAGAATTTCTTCTCGGCTGCCCTGGTCCTCAAGTATGCTAAGAAATGCTGGCTAcctttcctggtggcgcttgttTTAGGATCACTCTGGAGTATAATTGATTCAATCGATGAATCACACATGATCGACATACCAGCCAATGAAGCTGATGAGTCCAGAAAACTCTCTGGATTGAATAATGTCTGGAAGACACTGCTACTGATCGGCGATCTACTCGCCGTTCCAGCACTAGTATACTCAAAACGAATCATCGAGGTTTTCGGAACATGGAAGATTCTTGTAGCGGCTTTCCTTTCATTATTAGTACGTTACATATTGCTAGCTATTTTCCGGTGGGAATTCTGGGATATCATCGAAGACCTGCTTCTACCTACAACCTTGGGAATAACCTGGGTCACACTAGTTCTACATTTCCGTGATAATTTACCTCGAAAGGTTACTGCACTAGCTCAGGCTCTGCCGATCATTGCACACTTCGGATTCGGTCGATTCTTCGGAGCTCTGATTGGTATCGAGTACGATTACGACCAGCTGGAGAACGATTACGAAGTTATCGCCGGGGTGCTGTTTATGGTTACCATCGTTAGCATCGTGGCGTATCGCTACCGGGAGATATTACTGAACTATCTTGGCCAGTACATTCCGGCACTGAAGCCAGACGAAAACAAAAAGGTCACGACGAATGGAAAAGGAGAAACTGACGTATGA